The genomic region TATTATAAAGGGAATATGTGAATGAGTACTATCCTCCCGAAGAATGCACGAAATTTTTCATTATCCAAATATCATTTGCTTTTGCATCCCGGATTAAGAGGACTTGGTTAGTCCAACCCAGAAGGTCTTCCTTCAAACGCTCATTTTCGTCTGAAGGTTTTAGACGGGTTATATGTGACTGATTTACCGCCAAGTCAAAATGAGAccatttttgacaaaaaaaaaggtTACCAAACAAACAGTAGTTACAACATTTTATCGTTAAATGGTCACATTTTACGATAAAAAATAGTTATATAAGATCGTCTGAAACCTTCAAACAGAATAGTCCGTATGAAATGAGAATTAGTAAGTCCCAACTATAGGATTATATGAAGAATGCTCGAATATTGCACGTTTGCACACCATACACACATTTTATTGCTGATAATTTTACGTCGAGGACAAGGAGATTATAATATGCATGACTTCAATTCTAAAATAATTTCTCACTATTTTTTCTTATTCTCAAAAAATTGCAATTATATGATCATGTCACTACTATAAAATGgcaatcaacaattttctcattCATATAACTAAAGCAcaaattaaatttcaaattttaattcgGAATACAGATGACCTACCTAAGCCTTATTTTCTTATGTGTAATTCTATTATTTTCGACTAATTGTCGAGCAAGAActcatgtaattataattaacgACCTAGGCGAGGGCGTTAAACTCGATGTTCATTGCAAGTCTAAACAAGATGATTTAGGGATACATCAATTAGCCTACAAAGATCTATATGATTTCTCATTTAATTCCAATGCTGTATGGGCAGTCACATTGTTCTACTGTAGTTTCGAGTGGAACAACAAGTTACGTTGGTTCAACGTCTATGATCAGAATATCGATGCTCAAGTTTGTCACGACAAATGTTATTGGAACGTCTATGAAGACGGACCTTGCTTGATCATTCCTCCGACTCGTTGGGTTTCCCGGTGTAAGGACTGGAAAGGAAATTCCCGACCAGGCTAAAACTCATCGGCAACAGTCACTGCATCATTGGTTTATTGATCTGCTTCGTACAACGACTATTTATTAATCGAATATTTAATCTACtttttataaatttattatttactACTGTTCACAATTATTACTGCAAAAGAAAGGAGACACAAACTTTAAACACGCGACCTATCATTCAGAAACCTTTCGTCTTAGCCATTAGGCTAAAACCTAGACATTAGTTTTCCGTGCAGgaaactgaactgaaattaagttacaaacaaaaatggaaaaatgcgAAACAAAATCCGCTACACAAGCAACGAGCAAATTCTCTATGTCGAACCATATTTCAAACAGAACTTCTTTTTATTGTAGTACAGCATCTCATTCAAGCTAAAATCCACGTTCTTCTGCGACAATACCTTTTGTCGCAACTCCAAGCTCTTTTTCAACCCATGTCGGAAAAAATCAGGATATTCAACAACATCCTGAATCCTTCTTCCCATTACTCCCACAAGAAACTTTATCTTTGGCTCTAATGAGTTTTTGATGCTTTTGATCAATACCGGGGGATAGCCAGACACCACAGTCGCTATTTGCTGACCATCAAATCCCGAGTTCTTAAGAAAATCAAAATTTGGTCTAAGAACTTTATCAACATCTCTACACAAAACTTCAGGGTAGTTTACAGCCACTTTTTGAAGATCCGGCTTTGTGAGACCGACCTTCGTAAGAAAATCTACAGTTGGTTGCAATCTTTTTTCGACATTATAACCCATTATGTAAGGATTTTTCACCAGAATCTTGCCAATCAATCCCTCTTCAGTTAAACCAAGCTTGGTAAAGAAATCGACAAGTCGAGTAAGCTTTGGCTCTATACTATAGCTAACAATTCTAGGGTTCGTCAATATCATTTTACCAAGTTGTTTCTCGGGAATCCCGAGTGCCTCAAAGAAACCCAACAATGGACAGAGTTTTCCCTCCGCACTGTGAGAAAAGATGTAAGGAAATTTGATTATGGCAGTCGTAACATCTTCTGGCTTCGTAGCCAGAGTTTTGAGGCATTGAACCATGGGTTCAAGGGTCTCATCGACTCCAAATGTGAGAAGTTTAGGACACTTTCCAACAATTGATGGAAGTTTTCTCTCTTGAATGCCGAGGCTTTGTAAGTAAGCCCAGTTTTGGGATGCCTTTTCCCTTTGTAAGTTCTCAAGCCGCTTGCATCTTTTAAACATGTCGTTGATGCTTTTATCGTCAAAACCTTTGTCCTTGAAGAACCACAGAACACTGCCACTGTTATGGCTGCTGCTAACCTCCATAGCTCCTGCAAACAACAATATGGTCTTTACGTTTGAGCCAAGTGCCAAGTGCCAAGTGCCAGGACATAAATGTACCTATAAGCTCATATTGGAAAGGCAATAACAAGAATTTTCTTATAAAAGAAAAAAACTCGAATATGCAGGTTAAATGCAAAAGATTTAGAACTCGGCACTCGGCAGTGCATTGAAGAACATGTATAACAACATCCAACGGTTCAAAATTCTACTTCGTACATAAAACGTATCAAAGTTAGAGGGTTTTGAATGACACCGGTTGTCGGACTTGACGCTGGTGTTTCCCGACTCATCATCAGTAAACTAGACATAAATATGAAGCGAAGGTGAGATCCTAAGTCAGTTTTTAATTGTTGAAGGTTTAATAAACAGAAATAATTTACTGTGATTGGAGAAACACATTATATAGGAGAACTAAATTTAACGCACCCAAAGCTTAAATCCATTACAGCCGGACTATGAAGGAAGTGCAGGGGTCCTGGATACCGTAAAACTAACATTTTGTATGCATTCTGCCTATTATTTGAACTAACAAATTTTAGAATACACAAGTTTTTCACAATATGCTACAGGCCTACAGTTCACATTCTTTGAAGGGATAAGTCAAGAAATAGGTGAGTCTGCCACGCTTAACGCCATGATATTTCCGAACAGATGAGTAAGGCAACTGAGCTATTTACCACAAGCTATCACCAGGAGCGAAATTCTTAGCAATGCTTTTTCGTTTTAACGATTAAAAGGCAATGACTATTGCAGACTACAAGTTAAGGTTAGCAGCCTCATTACCCTCATATACAAATGCAATAGCCAAAAT from Silene latifolia isolate original U9 population chromosome 3, ASM4854445v1, whole genome shotgun sequence harbors:
- the LOC141648406 gene encoding uncharacterized protein LOC141648406; translation: MEVSSSHNSGSVLWFFKDKGFDDKSINDMFKRCKRLENLQREKASQNWAYLQSLGIQERKLPSIVGKCPKLLTFGVDETLEPMVQCLKTLATKPEDVTTAIIKFPYIFSHSAEGKLCPLLGFFEALGIPEKQLGKMILTNPRIVSYSIEPKLTRLVDFFTKLGLTEEGLIGKILVKNPYIMGYNVEKRLQPTVDFLTKVGLTKPDLQKVAVNYPEVLCRDVDKVLRPNFDFLKNSGFDGQQIATVVSGYPPVLIKSIKNSLEPKIKFLVGVMGRRIQDVVEYPDFFRHGLKKSLELRQKVLSQKNVDFSLNEMLYYNKKKFCLKYGST